The following are encoded in a window of Mustela nigripes isolate SB6536 chromosome 3, MUSNIG.SB6536, whole genome shotgun sequence genomic DNA:
- the ENY2 gene encoding transcription and mRNA export factor ENY2 isoform X1: protein MVVSKMNKDAQMRAAINQKLIETGERERLKELLRAKLIECGWKDQLKAHCKEVIKEKGLEHVTVDDLVAEITPKGRALVPDSVKKELLQRIRTFLAQHASL, encoded by the exons ATGGTG GTTAGCAAGATGAACAAAGATGCGCAGATGAGAGCAGCGATTAACCAAAAGTTGATAGAAACCGGAGAAAGAGAACG CCTCAAAGAGTTGCTGAGAGCTAAATTAATTGAATGTGGCTGGAAGGACCAGTTGAAGGCACACTGTAAAG aggtaattaaagaaaaaggacTAGAACACGTTACTGTTGATGACTTGGTGGCTGAAATCACACCAAAAGGCAGAG CCCTGGTACCTGACAGTGTAAAGAAGGAGCTCCTACAAAGAATAAGAACATTCCTTGCTCAGCATGCCAGCCTTTAA
- the ENY2 gene encoding transcription and mRNA export factor ENY2 isoform X2, translated as MNKDAQMRAAINQKLIETGERERLKELLRAKLIECGWKDQLKAHCKEVIKEKGLEHVTVDDLVAEITPKGRALVPDSVKKELLQRIRTFLAQHASL; from the exons ATGAACAAAGATGCGCAGATGAGAGCAGCGATTAACCAAAAGTTGATAGAAACCGGAGAAAGAGAACG CCTCAAAGAGTTGCTGAGAGCTAAATTAATTGAATGTGGCTGGAAGGACCAGTTGAAGGCACACTGTAAAG aggtaattaaagaaaaaggacTAGAACACGTTACTGTTGATGACTTGGTGGCTGAAATCACACCAAAAGGCAGAG CCCTGGTACCTGACAGTGTAAAGAAGGAGCTCCTACAAAGAATAAGAACATTCCTTGCTCAGCATGCCAGCCTTTAA